From a single Bacillus pumilus genomic region:
- a CDS encoding sigma-70 family RNA polymerase sigma factor, which yields MDYRLLLKAKWNEIVDHPLIQQFLSNPKNQQLLRQVMEEPNEENAKKLDSEFKQFYQKIRIIKYISTMIRIFSVDFDKRVKKKQQRFPLILDHPDHQEVKDPVQTDAYEAVLFNQQDLGEHLQDQTLYKVYQQLTDKQKMVLTQIYVEGQTMKEIADQLGETRQNISNIHKKALNKLKEETGGDVRARRQNDQWRDGRTH from the coding sequence ATGGATTATCGGCTGTTATTGAAAGCAAAATGGAATGAAATCGTTGATCACCCGCTCATTCAGCAATTTTTAAGCAATCCTAAAAACCAGCAGCTGCTTAGGCAAGTCATGGAAGAGCCAAACGAAGAAAATGCGAAAAAACTAGATTCTGAGTTCAAGCAGTTTTATCAAAAAATCCGCATCATCAAGTATATTTCCACAATGATCCGCATCTTTTCAGTCGACTTTGATAAACGAGTCAAAAAAAAGCAGCAACGTTTTCCGCTCATACTCGATCATCCTGATCATCAAGAAGTGAAAGACCCTGTTCAAACAGATGCGTATGAAGCCGTGCTCTTCAACCAGCAAGACTTAGGAGAGCACCTGCAAGATCAAACGTTGTACAAGGTCTACCAGCAGCTCACAGACAAACAAAAAATGGTCTTGACCCAAATTTATGTCGAAGGCCAAACGATGAAGGAAATAGCCGATCAGTTAGGCGAAACAAGACAAAACATCTCAAACATCCACAAAAAAGCGCTCAACAAACTAAAAGAAGAAACAGGGGGAGATGTCCGTGCAAGAAGACAAAATGACCAATGGAGAGATGGAAGAACTCATTGA
- a CDS encoding ABC transporter ATP-binding protein, which yields MGVIKRYMAFVTPYKKQIALTMVIGMIKFSIPLTLPLLLKYVIDDVIQGSGSAEEKTSSLLMIMGIMLVLFLVMRPPVEYYRQYYAQWTGSKVLFDIREKLFSHIQKLSLRYYANTRTGEIISRVINDVEQTKEFVITGLMNIWLDLMTVLIVIAIMCTLDIKLTIVSVIIFPLYAFAVKYFYGRLRRLTKERSQALAEVQGHLHERVQGMPVIRSFAIEKYEQENFHDENKNFLNKAINHTNWNAKTFAVVNTITDIAPLLIIAFAGYTVINGSLSIGTMIAFVGYIDRMYNPIRRLINSSTTLTQSVASMDRIFEFIDEPYEVTDRPNAKEAIHLKGEVEFKNVSFRYEHTQEEILHNISLKVEKGQTVALVGMSGGGKSTLVSLIPRFYDVTNGSLEIDGIDIKEYKARSLRNQVGMVLQDTFLFSDTIKENIAVGDPEASFEKIVSAAKAANAHDFIMSLPEGYDTKVGERGVKLSGGQKQRISIARVFLKNPPLLILDEATSALDLESEHYIQEAMQKLAKDRTTFIVAHRLSTITHADLIVVMEQGEIVEKGTHEELMNRDSHYRHLFTIQTLN from the coding sequence ATGGGGGTCATTAAACGCTACATGGCTTTTGTTACACCGTATAAAAAACAGATTGCATTGACAATGGTAATCGGGATGATCAAGTTCTCGATTCCCTTAACATTGCCTCTGCTTTTAAAGTATGTCATAGATGATGTCATTCAAGGCTCGGGGTCGGCTGAAGAAAAGACATCATCTCTACTAATGATTATGGGAATCATGCTCGTCTTATTTTTAGTGATGAGACCGCCTGTTGAATACTATAGACAATACTATGCGCAGTGGACAGGCAGTAAGGTATTATTTGATATACGAGAAAAGTTGTTTTCGCATATTCAAAAGCTCAGCCTTCGTTATTATGCCAACACGAGAACAGGGGAAATTATTTCAAGGGTCATCAACGATGTGGAGCAGACAAAAGAGTTTGTCATCACAGGTCTTATGAACATTTGGCTTGATTTGATGACCGTGCTGATCGTGATCGCCATTATGTGTACACTGGATATCAAGCTCACCATCGTGTCTGTCATTATTTTTCCATTATATGCGTTTGCAGTGAAGTATTTTTACGGCAGGCTCCGCAGGCTGACTAAAGAACGGTCGCAGGCGCTTGCTGAAGTACAAGGGCATCTGCATGAGCGGGTACAAGGAATGCCAGTCATTCGGAGCTTTGCTATTGAAAAATATGAACAAGAAAATTTTCATGATGAAAACAAAAATTTCTTAAACAAAGCAATCAACCACACGAATTGGAACGCCAAAACATTTGCCGTCGTCAATACCATCACTGACATTGCACCGCTCTTAATCATTGCATTTGCTGGCTACACCGTGATTAATGGATCACTTTCGATCGGGACGATGATTGCCTTTGTTGGTTATATTGACCGGATGTACAACCCGATTCGCCGCCTTATTAACTCATCCACGACTTTAACTCAGTCGGTAGCGTCAATGGATCGTATCTTTGAATTTATTGATGAGCCGTATGAGGTAACAGATCGGCCGAATGCAAAAGAAGCCATTCATTTAAAAGGAGAGGTCGAATTTAAAAATGTGTCGTTTCGTTATGAACACACCCAGGAAGAGATTTTGCACAATATCTCCTTGAAGGTAGAAAAAGGGCAAACGGTTGCACTTGTAGGAATGAGCGGTGGGGGTAAGTCCACTCTCGTCAGCTTAATTCCAAGATTTTATGATGTGACAAACGGGTCACTTGAAATTGATGGCATTGATATAAAAGAATACAAAGCAAGAAGCCTTCGAAATCAAGTTGGAATGGTGCTGCAAGATACCTTCCTATTTAGTGACACGATTAAAGAAAATATTGCGGTTGGAGATCCAGAAGCGTCTTTTGAAAAAATTGTTTCGGCTGCAAAAGCGGCAAATGCCCATGATTTTATTATGTCTCTTCCTGAAGGATATGACACGAAGGTAGGAGAACGGGGTGTGAAGCTGTCAGGTGGTCAAAAACAACGGATTTCCATTGCAAGGGTCTTTCTAAAAAATCCACCGCTTTTGATTTTAGATGAAGCAACGTCTGCACTAGATTTAGAAAGTGAACATTACATTCAAGAAGCGATGCAAAAACTAGCGAAGGATCGCACGACCTTCATTGTCGCGCACCGCTTATCGACAATTACACATGCGGACCTCATTGTGGTCATGGAGCAAGGCGAGATTGTGGAAAAAGGAACACACGAAGAATTAATGAACAGAGACAGCCACTATCGCCATCTATTTACCATTCAAACATTAAATTAG
- the fabL gene encoding enoyl-[acyl-carrier-protein] reductase FabL — translation MSQRKCALITGSSRGVGKEVALRLAEKGYDIVINYARSKKAALETAEEIEAMGVKTLVVKANVGQPEKIKDMFQQIDETFGRLDVFVNNAASGVQRPIMDLEENHWDWTMNINAKALLFCGQEAAKLMEKNGGGHIVSISSLGSIRYLENYTVVGVSKAALEALTRYLSVELSQKNIVVNAVSGGAIDTDALKHFPNREELLEDAKKNTPAGRMVEIKDMVDSVEFLVSGKADMIRGQTIIVDGGRSLLV, via the coding sequence ATGAGTCAACGTAAATGTGCATTAATTACAGGAAGCAGCAGGGGAGTAGGGAAAGAAGTAGCCCTTCGCCTAGCTGAAAAAGGATATGACATTGTCATTAACTATGCAAGAAGCAAAAAAGCAGCACTTGAAACAGCTGAAGAAATTGAAGCGATGGGTGTTAAAACATTGGTTGTCAAAGCCAACGTAGGACAACCAGAAAAAATCAAAGATATGTTCCAGCAAATCGACGAAACCTTTGGCCGTTTAGATGTATTTGTGAACAATGCGGCATCAGGCGTTCAGCGTCCAATCATGGACCTTGAAGAAAATCATTGGGACTGGACGATGAACATCAATGCGAAAGCTTTATTATTCTGCGGACAAGAAGCGGCCAAATTAATGGAGAAAAACGGGGGCGGACATATCGTCAGCATTAGCTCACTAGGCTCCATCCGCTACCTTGAAAATTACACGGTGGTCGGTGTATCTAAAGCAGCACTAGAAGCTTTGACACGCTACCTATCCGTTGAGCTTTCACAAAAAAATATCGTCGTGAATGCCGTATCTGGCGGCGCGATTGATACAGATGCACTAAAGCACTTCCCGAACCGAGAAGAGCTATTAGAAGACGCCAAGAAAAATACACCAGCTGGCCGAATGGTGGAAATTAAAGATATGGTCGACAGTGTAGAATTCCTTGTATCAGGCAAAGCAGATATGATAAGAGGACAGACGATTATCGTGGATGGCGGACGTTCGTTGCTCGTTTAA
- a CDS encoding regulatory YrvL family protein, with amino-acid sequence MQQSVHALWQGLKWLMAASAICYIFLLFCVLFFHLTGAFYQSILSMLLFMGIYVVLGISFEHVEHALMCFVRKCRSKKRAIVFYAILFHLLFIWGAVYLSDELVDGIWLSTSEEILFALSLWLFHFLFDYATFPFEKEAS; translated from the coding sequence ATGCAGCAATCTGTTCACGCTTTATGGCAAGGGCTGAAATGGCTCATGGCAGCGTCGGCTATCTGTTACATATTTTTGTTGTTTTGTGTACTGTTCTTTCATTTGACGGGCGCTTTTTATCAATCAATTTTATCGATGCTTCTGTTTATGGGCATCTATGTCGTACTTGGGATATCCTTTGAACATGTTGAGCATGCGCTCATGTGTTTTGTCAGAAAGTGCCGCTCCAAAAAAAGAGCCATCGTTTTCTATGCCATTTTATTTCACCTTTTGTTTATTTGGGGTGCTGTCTATTTATCAGACGAATTGGTTGACGGCATTTGGCTGTCCACTTCTGAGGAAATTCTCTTCGCCCTGAGTCTTTGGTTGTTTCATTTTTTGTTTGATTATGCGACGTTTCCATTTGAGAAGGAAGCTTCGTGA
- a CDS encoding oxalate decarboxylase family bicupin, which produces MSEKQNGVPQPIRGEKGATVKIPRNLERDRQNPDMLTPPETDHGTVPNMKYSFSDTHNRLEKGGYAREVTVRELPISKSLASVNMRLKPGAIRELHWHKEAEWAYMIYGEARITSVDAEGRNFTEDVTEGDLWYFPSGLPHSIQALEPGAEFLLVFDDGSFSENSTFQVTDWLVHTPEEVVLQNFGMTKEQFNKLPEKEKYIFQTGIPGSLECDKVKTEQGEVPNSFKYELLKQEPITSSGGQVWIADSTNFKASKTIASALVKVDPGAIRELHWHPNTDEWQYFISGKARMTVFASDGHARTFNYQAGDVGYVPFAMGHYVENTGDEPLYFLEIFKSDHYADISLNQWLAVTPKQLVLDHLDQGEEFLKLLDTEKHPVIAAPKKED; this is translated from the coding sequence ATGAGTGAAAAGCAAAATGGTGTACCACAGCCGATTCGAGGAGAAAAAGGAGCAACGGTCAAAATTCCACGTAATCTCGAGCGAGACAGACAAAACCCAGATATGCTCACGCCACCAGAAACCGATCATGGAACGGTTCCCAACATGAAATATTCTTTTTCTGATACGCACAACCGTTTAGAAAAAGGCGGTTACGCCAGAGAAGTCACAGTACGTGAACTGCCCATTTCTAAAAGTCTTGCCTCTGTGAACATGCGGCTAAAGCCTGGTGCAATTCGCGAGCTGCACTGGCATAAGGAAGCAGAATGGGCGTACATGATTTATGGGGAAGCCCGAATTACATCAGTTGATGCAGAGGGGCGCAATTTTACAGAGGATGTGACCGAGGGCGATTTGTGGTACTTCCCTTCAGGCTTGCCGCATTCTATTCAAGCACTTGAACCGGGAGCGGAATTCTTGCTTGTGTTTGATGATGGGTCTTTCTCTGAAAATAGTACGTTCCAAGTGACTGATTGGCTTGTCCATACACCAGAGGAAGTTGTGCTCCAAAACTTTGGAATGACAAAGGAGCAATTTAACAAGCTGCCAGAGAAAGAGAAGTATATTTTCCAAACAGGAATTCCTGGTTCCCTTGAATGTGACAAGGTAAAAACAGAGCAAGGAGAAGTCCCGAATTCCTTTAAATATGAGCTGTTAAAGCAAGAGCCGATTACGTCAAGCGGCGGACAAGTGTGGATTGCGGATTCTACCAATTTCAAAGCGTCTAAAACGATTGCCTCTGCTCTTGTGAAAGTTGATCCAGGTGCCATCCGTGAGCTGCACTGGCATCCAAATACGGATGAATGGCAATATTTCATTTCTGGAAAGGCACGAATGACGGTATTTGCTTCTGATGGACATGCGAGAACCTTCAACTATCAGGCGGGAGACGTTGGCTATGTGCCATTTGCGATGGGGCATTATGTAGAAAATACAGGTGACGAACCGCTTTATTTCTTAGAAATCTTCAAGAGCGACCATTATGCAGATATCTCACTGAATCAGTGGCTTGCGGTCACACCGAAACAGCTTGTTCTTGATCATTTAGATCAAGGCGAAGAATTCTTGAAATTGCTTGATACTGAAAAACATCCTGTCATCGCTGCACCTAAAAAAGAGGATTAA
- a CDS encoding ABC transporter ATP-binding protein, which produces MKEQDVLLDVKQLSIAFQQKKQKVPIVHHISFSIQKGETLGIVGESGCGKSITSMSLMGLNQQTETTGEIQFEGQNLLSLSEKQWREIRGNDISMIFQEPMTSLNPLMTIGKQMTEALFTHQAIGQKEAKAKAVDLLQTVGLKQAESLLKKYPHELSGGMRQRVMIAMAMLCHPKLMIADEPTTALDVTIQAQILRLLKKLNEEMDTAILFITHDLGVVRQICQRVMIMYAGRIVEEGTVDRIFQKPLHPYTKGLFASVPSFKEKKEKLISISGHVPKPGAIRSGCQFAARCPYQMAQCLEKDPALQSIEQDHRVACFLMEGGEDTESPTLASESADKTV; this is translated from the coding sequence GTGAAAGAACAAGACGTGCTGCTAGATGTCAAACAGCTGTCCATTGCATTTCAGCAAAAAAAGCAAAAAGTACCCATCGTCCATCACATATCGTTCTCGATTCAAAAAGGGGAAACCTTAGGAATTGTTGGCGAATCTGGCTGCGGGAAAAGTATCACATCTATGTCATTAATGGGGCTGAACCAGCAAACAGAGACAACGGGAGAGATCCAATTCGAAGGGCAAAATCTGCTGTCGCTTTCAGAAAAACAGTGGCGAGAGATAAGAGGAAATGACATTTCGATGATTTTCCAAGAGCCGATGACCTCTCTCAACCCATTAATGACCATCGGCAAACAAATGACGGAAGCCCTTTTCACACATCAAGCAATCGGTCAGAAAGAAGCAAAAGCGAAGGCGGTTGATCTGCTTCAGACAGTCGGATTGAAGCAAGCAGAATCGTTGCTTAAAAAATACCCGCATGAATTATCAGGCGGCATGCGCCAGCGAGTCATGATTGCGATGGCGATGCTTTGTCATCCAAAGCTCATGATCGCAGATGAACCAACAACTGCACTCGATGTGACCATCCAAGCACAAATCCTTCGGTTGCTCAAAAAGCTGAACGAAGAGATGGACACCGCTATTTTATTTATTACCCATGATCTAGGCGTCGTGCGGCAAATATGCCAGCGAGTCATGATCATGTACGCTGGCCGAATTGTAGAAGAAGGAACCGTTGACCGTATTTTTCAAAAGCCTCTGCACCCCTACACAAAAGGTCTTTTCGCCTCAGTTCCATCGTTTAAAGAGAAAAAAGAAAAGCTCATCTCAATTTCAGGTCATGTACCTAAGCCGGGAGCCATTCGATCCGGCTGTCAATTTGCCGCGCGCTGCCCTTATCAAATGGCGCAATGTCTTGAAAAAGATCCAGCCTTACAATCCATTGAACAAGATCACCGCGTCGCATGCTTTCTAATGGAAGGAGGAGAAGACACTGAGTCCCCCACTCTTGCAAGTGAATCAGCTGACAAAACGGTATGA
- the mutY gene encoding A/G-specific adenine glycosylase: protein MKDIQEKLDRKDIAGFQHDLIDWYEKEQRTLPWRENQDPYRVWVSEVMLQQTRVDTVIPYFNRFMEQFPTVKDLALADEEKVMKAWEGLGYYSRVRNLQAAVKEVYETYDGIVPDTKEQFSKLKGVGPYTSGAVLSIAYNKPYPAVDGNVMRVISRILSIWDDIAKPKTRNIFEFAVDQLISREKPSEFNQGLMELGALICTPTSPACLICPVNMHCSALEEGVQHELPVKSKKKKPTAKSMAAAVLFDDAGHFYIHKRPSTGLLANLWEFPNLETIKGRKTEKEQLMDFLKEEAGVQAELGDLEGTIQHVFTHLIWNISVFFGRVTSVSDDTALKKVTREEFEAYALPVSHQKIWKMALEEPSRI from the coding sequence ATGAAAGACATTCAAGAAAAGCTGGACCGCAAAGATATTGCGGGTTTTCAGCATGATTTAATTGATTGGTATGAAAAAGAACAACGAACATTGCCATGGCGTGAAAATCAAGATCCATACCGCGTCTGGGTATCAGAAGTGATGCTTCAGCAGACGAGAGTAGATACGGTCATTCCGTACTTCAACCGGTTTATGGAGCAATTCCCGACGGTGAAAGATCTCGCTTTAGCTGATGAAGAAAAGGTCATGAAAGCATGGGAAGGTCTTGGCTACTACTCAAGAGTGCGTAATTTACAGGCAGCCGTGAAAGAAGTATATGAAACCTATGACGGTATTGTCCCTGATACGAAAGAACAATTTTCAAAGCTCAAAGGTGTAGGTCCGTATACGAGCGGCGCAGTACTGAGTATCGCCTATAACAAGCCGTACCCTGCGGTAGATGGCAACGTCATGAGGGTCATTTCCCGTATTTTGTCCATATGGGATGATATTGCAAAACCAAAAACGAGAAATATTTTCGAGTTTGCGGTGGATCAGCTCATTTCCCGGGAAAAGCCGTCAGAATTCAATCAAGGGTTGATGGAGCTAGGTGCGCTCATTTGCACCCCAACCTCACCTGCCTGCCTTATTTGCCCTGTAAACATGCATTGCTCGGCACTTGAAGAAGGCGTTCAGCATGAGCTTCCAGTGAAAAGTAAAAAGAAAAAGCCGACTGCAAAATCAATGGCAGCAGCGGTATTATTTGATGACGCAGGCCACTTCTATATTCATAAGCGTCCAAGTACAGGTCTGCTTGCTAATTTATGGGAATTCCCTAATTTAGAAACCATAAAGGGAAGAAAAACGGAAAAAGAGCAGCTGATGGATTTCTTAAAAGAGGAGGCAGGTGTACAAGCAGAGCTTGGTGACTTAGAAGGCACCATTCAGCATGTATTTACCCACCTCATTTGGAATATTTCTGTTTTCTTTGGACGTGTCACGTCTGTATCAGATGACACTGCATTAAAAAAAGTCACACGAGAAGAATTTGAGGCATATGCTTTGCCAGTCTCACATCAAAAAATTTGGAAGATGGCACTTGAAGAGCCTAGTCGTATTTAA
- a CDS encoding ABC transporter ATP-binding protein, giving the protein MQVNQLTKRYDTAAFFSKHKHSTLALNQVSFHVKEGETLGIVGESGCGKSTLGKSLMRLTEPTSGSIQLNGQEVTLLKEREMRSLRKDIQMIFQDPYASLNPRMKIKDILEEPLIVHRHGTKAERRKRVKEMLHIVGFDPSFGERYAHQFSGGQRQRIGIARALITHPSLVIADEPVSALDVSVQAQILNLMLELQKTLSLTYLFISHDLGVVRYMSDRIAVMYAGRIVEMGPAEDVFHSPLHPYTSLLLKSIPHMDHVLETQDVSAEESTITSSGGCPFYKRCPKRWGKCLKAVPALYEEEPGHAAACYLYQKEEHNEEDMVIQ; this is encoded by the coding sequence TTGCAAGTGAATCAGCTGACAAAACGGTATGACACTGCTGCTTTTTTTTCAAAACACAAACATTCAACTCTGGCTTTAAATCAAGTGTCCTTTCATGTGAAGGAAGGGGAAACACTTGGCATTGTTGGTGAATCAGGCTGCGGAAAATCAACACTTGGCAAAAGCTTAATGAGATTAACTGAACCGACGTCAGGCTCTATTCAACTGAACGGGCAAGAGGTCACTCTTTTGAAAGAAAGAGAGATGCGTTCTTTAAGAAAAGACATTCAAATGATTTTTCAAGATCCATACGCTTCATTAAATCCACGAATGAAAATCAAAGATATTTTAGAGGAACCGCTCATTGTTCATCGGCACGGGACGAAAGCAGAAAGGCGGAAACGGGTAAAAGAGATGTTACACATTGTCGGGTTTGATCCTTCTTTCGGAGAACGTTATGCACATCAATTCAGCGGCGGACAAAGGCAGCGTATTGGTATCGCTAGAGCACTTATTACCCATCCAAGTCTTGTCATTGCCGATGAACCCGTTTCGGCTTTAGATGTATCCGTTCAAGCCCAAATTTTGAATTTGATGCTTGAATTGCAAAAGACGCTTTCTCTGACGTACCTGTTTATTTCCCACGATCTTGGTGTTGTCAGGTATATGAGCGACCGAATCGCAGTCATGTATGCTGGCCGAATTGTCGAGATGGGGCCTGCCGAAGACGTGTTTCACAGCCCGCTTCATCCTTATACGTCACTGCTTCTGAAATCCATTCCACATATGGATCACGTGCTAGAGACACAAGATGTGTCAGCAGAGGAGTCTACCATCACGTCAAGCGGTGGCTGTCCTTTCTACAAAAGGTGTCCAAAAAGGTGGGGAAAATGCCTAAAAGCAGTACCTGCTTTGTATGAAGAGGAACCCGGGCATGCGGCGGCGTGTTACTTATATCAAAAGGAGGAACACAATGAAGAAGACATGGTTATTCAGTAG
- the rsoA gene encoding sigma-O factor regulator RsoA, which produces MSVQEDKMTNGEMEELIETFTPMIKKKLQNTAYQEREDLEQELYIKLIEKVDWLIYQEGPGFWEFIVEYMTKL; this is translated from the coding sequence ATGTCCGTGCAAGAAGACAAAATGACCAATGGAGAGATGGAAGAACTCATTGAAACCTTCACACCCATGATCAAAAAGAAACTACAAAACACGGCATATCAAGAAAGAGAAGACCTCGAACAAGAACTCTATATCAAACTCATCGAAAAAGTGGACTGGCTGATTTATCAGGAGGGACCTGGCTTCTGGGAGTTTATTGTGGAATATATGACGAAGTTGTAA
- the ntdP gene encoding nucleoside tri-diphosphate phosphatase produces the protein MGYPKEGETIQIQSYKHNGLIHRIWNETTILKATELCIIGANDRTMVTESDGRTWMTREPAICYFHAKQWFNVIGMLRDDGVYYYCNISSPFATDEEAIKYIDYDLDVKVFPDMTYNILDEDEYADHKRQMNYPKEIDSILREHLNTLLHWIHQRKGPFAPEFVDMWYERFLHYTK, from the coding sequence ATGGGCTATCCCAAGGAAGGAGAAACCATCCAAATTCAAAGCTATAAACACAATGGCTTGATCCACAGGATTTGGAATGAAACCACCATTCTGAAAGCAACGGAATTGTGTATCATTGGTGCAAACGACCGAACAATGGTGACTGAATCCGACGGCCGTACTTGGATGACGAGAGAACCGGCTATTTGCTATTTCCATGCAAAACAATGGTTTAATGTAATTGGGATGCTTAGAGATGATGGGGTATATTATTACTGCAACATCAGCTCTCCTTTTGCGACAGATGAAGAGGCAATTAAGTATATTGATTACGATTTAGATGTCAAAGTCTTTCCAGACATGACGTACAATATTTTGGATGAGGACGAATATGCAGATCATAAGAGGCAGATGAATTATCCAAAGGAAATCGATAGTATCTTAAGAGAGCATCTGAATACATTATTGCATTGGATTCACCAGCGGAAAGGTCCGTTTGCTCCTGAATTTGTAGATATGTGGTATGAACGTTTTTTACATTATACAAAATAA
- a CDS encoding YvrJ family protein: protein METFFSEEWLKQLGQAGFPAILTVYLLTRFERKFDELSKLIQRLVAVQKNDESD from the coding sequence ATGGAGACCTTTTTTTCGGAGGAATGGCTGAAGCAGCTCGGTCAGGCTGGCTTTCCAGCCATTTTGACGGTTTATTTGCTGACACGTTTTGAACGAAAGTTTGATGAATTAAGCAAGCTCATCCAACGATTGGTCGCTGTTCAAAAAAATGATGAATCAGATTGA
- a CDS encoding YgaB family protein gives MSDFDQLVKEQMQLMDQLLDVQGELDLCLETEKQLLQDEKKEEWTRLHDQIKQKREELQKVQTLFTKQTEQVINSYKQMEKSSTVM, from the coding sequence ATGTCTGATTTTGATCAGCTTGTAAAAGAACAAATGCAGCTCATGGATCAGCTACTTGATGTACAGGGAGAACTCGATCTATGCTTAGAAACAGAAAAACAATTGCTGCAGGATGAAAAAAAAGAAGAGTGGACAAGGCTTCACGATCAAATCAAACAGAAGCGAGAGGAACTGCAAAAAGTCCAAACCTTATTTACAAAACAGACAGAACAAGTCATCAATTCGTATAAACAAATGGAGAAAAGCTCAACTGTGATGTAA
- a CDS encoding metal-dependent hydrolase: protein MDTGTHVVMGISLGGLALLDPAVSADPHMAHAVMIATIAGSQAPDIDTVLKLKNNAVYIRNHRGFTHSIPAVLFWSLLIPAVIFPFVPGANILHLWLWTLLAVVLHVFVDIFNAYGTQAIRPFSKKWVALGIINTFDPFIFFTHLVAIVVWAIGGHPGYTFISLYTVIFCYYIVRVIMQLQIKRELRARFDEIEDIIISPTMKFRQWRIAVKCKSSFHVGRSMNGEIVILDTFNRVPVPDTDIMKIAKQDENISAFLSFSPVYRWEVDKYKDHYEVRFIDLRYRSKGHYPFVAICHIDMDHQIKNSYTGWIFSEEKLQKKLRLGSV, encoded by the coding sequence TTGGACACTGGTACTCATGTAGTAATGGGCATTTCTCTTGGGGGACTTGCACTTTTAGATCCAGCCGTCAGCGCAGATCCACACATGGCACACGCCGTGATGATCGCGACCATCGCCGGCTCCCAAGCACCAGACATTGATACTGTGCTAAAACTAAAAAATAATGCGGTTTATATAAGAAATCACCGAGGATTTACACATTCCATTCCGGCTGTACTGTTTTGGTCATTGCTGATTCCGGCTGTGATTTTCCCATTTGTGCCAGGGGCGAATATACTTCACCTTTGGCTATGGACCCTATTAGCCGTTGTGCTTCATGTGTTTGTCGATATATTCAATGCATACGGCACACAGGCCATTCGTCCATTTTCAAAGAAATGGGTAGCGCTTGGGATTATTAACACGTTTGATCCGTTCATCTTTTTTACACATCTTGTCGCCATTGTCGTTTGGGCGATTGGCGGGCATCCCGGCTATACGTTCATCTCGCTGTACACCGTGATTTTCTGTTACTATATCGTCAGGGTCATCATGCAGCTTCAGATTAAACGTGAGCTGCGTGCGCGATTCGATGAGATTGAAGACATTATTATTTCGCCTACGATGAAGTTCAGACAATGGCGTATTGCAGTGAAATGTAAATCCTCCTTCCATGTTGGACGCAGCATGAATGGCGAAATTGTCATTTTAGACACCTTTAACCGTGTGCCGGTCCCTGATACTGACATTATGAAAATTGCCAAACAAGATGAAAACATTTCAGCCTTTCTCTCCTTCTCCCCTGTCTACCGGTGGGAAGTAGATAAATACAAGGATCATTATGAAGTGCGGTTCATTGATTTGCGCTACCGTAGCAAAGGTCACTACCCTTTCGTCGCGATCTGCCATATCGACATGGATCATCAAATCAAAAATTCCTATACCGGCTGGATTTTCAGTGAAGAAAAACTGCAAAAAAAATTAAGACTCGGCTCAGTGTGA